TGCGCGGCCTCGTCGGGGACGACGCCGAGGACGTGGCCGCGGAGGCGTGGCTGGAGATCGCCCGCGACCTCGGCCGGTTCCGCGGGGACGGCGGCGGCTTCCGCGGCTGGGCGGCGACGATCGCGCGCCACCGGGCCTTGGACCACCTGCGCCGGCAGCGCCGCCGACCGCGTACCGCCGCGCTCGACGAGGACGTGCTCGACCTCCCCGACGGCCGGGACACGGCCCTGGTCGCGCTGGAGTCCCTCGCCACGGGGGAGGCGCTCGCCCTCGTCCGCGAACTGCCCCGCGACCAGGCGGAGGCGGTGCTGTTACGGGTGGTGGTCGGCCTGGACGCCCCGGCGGCCGCGCGGTTGCTGGGCAAGCGCCCCGGCGCGGTGCGCACCGCCGCGCACCGGGGTCTCCGAAGGCTCGCGGGCCGGCTGCGGGAGGAGGCGGGGGCGGGGATGGCGCGGGAGGCGGAGGAACGGGCGCCCGGATCAGGCCAAGAGGCGGACGGGCGGGCCGGTCCGGAGGACGACCGGGGCCGCCACCCCCCACAGGAGAGGCCCCGGTCGCCGTCCGCGGGTCCGTAGGACGGCCCCGTACTCCTATCAGCGCCCGGGGTGCGTTTTCTGTCACACCACCCGCCGGCGTATGCCGTTGCATGTTGTACAAACATGGACGAGATACGGCAGGAGCACGTAGCGTGCTCCTGCGCGCTGGGCGGAGCGGCCCGGCTTTGCCGGCCGCGAGACGAACGGGTTGTGGAGTGCTGGGGGACGACGCGGAGCTGACCGCCGCAGTGCTCGCGGCGCAGGACGGGGACGAGGACGCCTTCCGTACTGTGTACCGCGCCGTGCACCCGCGGCTGCTCGGGTACATACGCACGCTCGTCGGCGAGGTGGACGCCGAGGACGTGGCCTCCGAGTCCTGGCTCCAGATCGCCCGCGACCTCGACCGTTTCAGCGGGGACGCCGACCGCTTCCGCGGATGGGCGGCGCGCATCGCCCGCAACCGCGCCCTCGACCACCTGCGCATGCGCGGCCGCCGCCCCGCGCAGGGCGGCGACGAGACGGAGCTGACGGACAAGCCCGCCGACGCCGACACGGCCGTCGAGGCCATGGAGGCGCTCGCCACCGGCCACACCATGGACCTGATCGCCCAGCTCCCGCAGGACCAGGCCGAGGCCGTGATCCTCCGGGTCGTCGTCGGCCTCGACGCCAAGAGCGCGGCCGAGGCCCTGGGCAAGCGCCCCGGCGCGGTCCGCACCGCCGCCCACCGGGGGCTGAAGCGGTTGGCCGAGCTGCTGGGGGCCGCCGACCCGACCGGCGTCGCGCTGAGCGCCGTACCGCCGCAGCCGGGCCCCCGGACGAGGACCGGCGCACGGGCCGCTGCCGTGCGCCGTGCAGTGACGCATTCGCGCTCGCGGACGCAGAAGGACATGTGATGGCCGACGAGCGGTATGAGTGGCTCGACCACGAGGCGGCGGAGCGACTGCTGCGTGGTGAGCCGGTCGACGCCGACGACGACTACACACGGTTGCAGGCCGAACGCCTCGCGGAGGCGCTGGAGTCGGCCCGGGCCGACGCGGCGCGCACCCGTACCGGCCCCGCGGGCGCGCTGCCCGGCGAGGAGGCGGCGCTCACGGCGTTCCGCGCGGCCAGGTCGACGCGCGTCGACGGCCGGGCGCCGGGCGCGGGCAGAGACCTGGGCGCCGTGCGCATCGGGGGCTCCCCCCGTCCCGCCGGCCGGGCCCGCGCCTGGACCCGCCCCGCCCGCTGGGGCCTGGCCGCCTCCGTCGCCGGACTGGCCGTCGGCGGCGTCGCCGTCGCCGCCGGCACGGGCGTCCTGCCCGACTTCGGCCGGGACGCCGCCCCCGTGCCGGCCGCCTCGGCGTCCGCGCCCATGGAGCTCGACGCGCCGGACGGCGTGGCCACCCCGCGCGGGTCGACCCGCCCGGTGACGCCGCCGCACCCGGACGGCCCGACGCCCCCCGGCGCGTCGCTCCCCGCCACCGGCGGCCCGGACGCGACGGCCGGCTCCGACGGGACCGCTGACAACGATGGCGCCGACCGCGGGCACGCCGACGACGAGTACTGGGCCGGTGGCGACAAGCGCGCCCCGGGCGGCGCCTGGCCCGACCGCACCACGCAGGCGTGCCGCGACTACCGCGACGGCCACCTCGACACGGCGCGGCGGCAGCAGCTGGAGCTGTCGGCGAAGGCCGACGGCGGGATCGAGCGCTTCTGCGACCAGGTCCTGTCCGGGCGCGTCTCCGGCGGCACCTCCATCGGCGCCACCGGCGCCACCGGCGACCCGGAGTCCGACGGCGGCGGCGGTGGCAGCGGCGGTACCGCCGGCGGCAAGCCGGGCGGTGGCGCGTCCGGCGGTACGACCTCGGGCGGCACGTCGTCGGGCGGCACGTCGTCGGGCGGGAGGACGTCCGTCGGCACCACCTCGGGCGGCAAGGCGTCCGGTGGCCAGGCTTCCGGTGGTCAGCCGTCCGGGGGCAAGGCGTCGGGCGGGAAGTCGTCGGGGGGCGCGGGCGGTTCCGCCTCGGCGGTCTCGTGGACCGTTCCCCTGACCTCCGCGCCCCGCGCCACCCTCTGACCCTCGCGCCCCATTCACCCCTCTGACCTGCGCTTTCACAGCAGTGCGGCCAAGGTGTGACACTTTTCGAGCCGGTGACGCAGTAATGAGTGAGCCGACTGGTCATCGGCGGCGCACGAGCCGGGGTTCCCCCCGTACCTACGGCTCAGCGCACATGGCGCGGGCGGGACACGTTCCCCCGGTCCCGCCCGCGCCCATCTCCACCGCCCGGCCCCCGCGCCGGGCCCGGGAGCTCCGGGAACCCGGCCGCCCGTCCTCGCGGCCCCCGCCGCCCGGTCCACCGGTACCCGGCCCACACGGCCCCCCGGCGCACACGCCCCCCGGCAGCCCGCCGCCGGACGGTCCCGCCGCCCGACGGCCCTGCGGACACCGGCGGGTCACCAGTGGACGACGACCTTGTCCCCCACCTTCACCTGCGAGAACACCGTCGCGAGCCGATCCTTGTCCCGGACGTTGACGCAGCCGTGCGAGCCGCCGTCGTAGCCGCGCGCCGCGAAGTCGGCGGAGTAGTGCACCGCCTGCCCGCCGCTGAAGAACATCGAGTACGGCATGTCGGAGTGGTAGAGCGTCGACTTCCACTCGACCTCCTTGCGGTCCACCTTGAAGGTGCCCTCCCGCGTGGGCGTGTTCACCGCGCCGAAGCGGACGTCCATCGCCGAGACGACCTTCCCGTCGACCATCCAGGCGAGGGTCCTGCTCTCCTTGCTGATGCAGAGCACCCGACCCGTCATGCAGCGCTGGTCCGGCGTGTCCACCTCGTTGGTGGTGGACGGCCGCAGCTCGTCGCCGGTCGGCTTCCGCGTCGCCGCGACCAGCGCTCGCCAGGTCGCCGCGTCCACCTCGCCGGTCGCCGTGAGGCCCTTCGTCCCCTGGAAGGCGGAGACGGCCTCGGCGGTCATGGCGCCGTAGAAGGCCGTGGGGCTGCGGTGGAAGTGGCCGAGCTGGCGCAGCCGCGCCTGCGCCTCGCGGACCTGCTCGTTCTCGGTGCCCTTGGCCAGCACGGCCGGTGAGGCGGACGTGGACGGCCCGTCACTGCCCGACGCGGACGGCGAGGCGGGCCCGGAGGACCCGGACGGCGAGGCCGACCCGGTCGGCGAGGAGGACGGCGCCCCCGAGGACTCCGCCGACGGCGAGGCCGTGCCCGGCGCCGACGCGGCGGGGGCCGGCGACCCGGTCGCCGGAGCGGCCGACGACCCGGCCGGCCCCGCCGCCTGGGCGGTGCAGCCCGCGGCCAGCGCCACCGCCACGGCGGCCAGCAGCCCTCTGCCTATCGCGGTCGAACGTCGGTACATGGTGGCCCCCCGGGTCTGGTTCGTGTGTACGTAGGGATCGTCGGCACCCGGCGGCGGTTGCCCCCCACCGGAGTGGTGTGACGATGCTGTGACGAAGGCCCCGGGGAATGCTGTGAGCAAGGTCCCAGCGTGCGGCCCTCCACCGGCCGCACGCCCGCCGCTACAGTCCGTCGCGAGGGTCGGTACCTGCGAGTAGGTCTATCGGAAGGCACAGCACATGGCGCGCGAGTCGGAGTCGGGACTGCCCATCGAGCCGGTGTACGGGCCGGACGCGCTGTCCGGCTGGGAGCCCGGCGAGAAGCTGGGCGAGCCGGGCTCGTACCCCTTCACGCGGGGCGTCTACCCGACGATGTACACGGGCCGCCCCTGGACCATGCGGCAGTACGCCGGCTTCGGCACCGCCGTCGAGTCCAACGCCCGCTACAAGCAGCTGATCGCCAACGGCACCATGGGCCTGTCCGTCGCCTTCGACCTGCCCACCCAGATGGGCCACGACTCGGACGCCGCCATCGCGCACGGCGAGGTCGGCAAGGTCGGCGTGGCGATCGACTCCGTCGACGACATGCGCGTCCTGTTCGGCGGGATCCCGCTGGACAAGGTCTCCACCTCGATGACGATCAACGCGCCCGCCGCGCTGCTGCTCCTGCTCTACCAACTCGTCGCGGAGGAGCAGGGCGTCAGCGCCGACAAGCTGACCGGCACCATCCAGAACGACGTGCTGAAGGAGTACATCGCCCGCGGCACGTACATCTTCCCGCCGAAGCCGTCCCTCCGGCTCATCGCCGACATCTTCAAGTACTGCAAGGCCGAGATCCCGAAGTGGAACACCATCTCGATCTCCGGCTACCACATGGCGGAGGCCGGTGCCTCGCCCGCGCAGGAGATCGCCTTCACCCTCGCCGACGGCATCGAGTACGTCCGCACGGCCGTGGCCGCGGGCATGGACGTCGACGACTTCGCGCCCCGCCTCTCCTTCTTCTTCGTCGCCCGCACGACGATCCTGGAGGAGGTCGCCAAGTTCCGCGCGGCCCGCCGCATCTGGGCCCGCGTCATGCGCGAGGAGTTCGGCGCGAAGAACCCCAAGTCGTGGATGCTGCGCTTCCACACCCAGACCGCGGGCGTCCAGCTCACCGCCCAGCAGCCCGAGGTCAACCTCGTCCGCGTCGCCGTGCAGGGCCTCGCCGCGGTCCTCGGCGGCACGCAGTCGCTGCACACCAACTCC
This portion of the Streptomyces changanensis genome encodes:
- a CDS encoding acyl-CoA mutase large subunit family protein, which translates into the protein MARESESGLPIEPVYGPDALSGWEPGEKLGEPGSYPFTRGVYPTMYTGRPWTMRQYAGFGTAVESNARYKQLIANGTMGLSVAFDLPTQMGHDSDAAIAHGEVGKVGVAIDSVDDMRVLFGGIPLDKVSTSMTINAPAALLLLLYQLVAEEQGVSADKLTGTIQNDVLKEYIARGTYIFPPKPSLRLIADIFKYCKAEIPKWNTISISGYHMAEAGASPAQEIAFTLADGIEYVRTAVAAGMDVDDFAPRLSFFFVARTTILEEVAKFRAARRIWARVMREEFGAKNPKSWMLRFHTQTAGVQLTAQQPEVNLVRVAVQGLAAVLGGTQSLHTNSFDEAIALPTDKSARLALRTQQVLAYETDVTATVDPFAGSYVVEKMTDDVEAAALELMTKVEELGGAVSAIERGFQKNEIERSAYRIAQETDSGERVVVGVNRYTLDTEEPYEPLRVDPAIEAQQAERLARLRAERDQAAVDAALAELKKAAEGSDNVLYPMKDALKARATVGEVCNALREVWGTYVPTDAF
- a CDS encoding L,D-transpeptidase family protein encodes the protein MLAKGTENEQVREAQARLRQLGHFHRSPTAFYGAMTAEAVSAFQGTKGLTATGEVDAATWRALVAATRKPTGDELRPSTTNEVDTPDQRCMTGRVLCISKESRTLAWMVDGKVVSAMDVRFGAVNTPTREGTFKVDRKEVEWKSTLYHSDMPYSMFFSGGQAVHYSADFAARGYDGGSHGCVNVRDKDRLATVFSQVKVGDKVVVHW
- a CDS encoding RNA polymerase sigma factor; this encodes MGGHDAELGAAVRQAQHGDEAAFARVYRLVQPQLLTYVRGLVGDDAEDVAAEAWLEIARDLGRFRGDGGGFRGWAATIARHRALDHLRRQRRRPRTAALDEDVLDLPDGRDTALVALESLATGEALALVRELPRDQAEAVLLRVVVGLDAPAAARLLGKRPGAVRTAAHRGLRRLAGRLREEAGAGMAREAEERAPGSGQEADGRAGPEDDRGRHPPQERPRSPSAGP
- a CDS encoding RNA polymerase sigma factor, translating into MLGDDAELTAAVLAAQDGDEDAFRTVYRAVHPRLLGYIRTLVGEVDAEDVASESWLQIARDLDRFSGDADRFRGWAARIARNRALDHLRMRGRRPAQGGDETELTDKPADADTAVEAMEALATGHTMDLIAQLPQDQAEAVILRVVVGLDAKSAAEALGKRPGAVRTAAHRGLKRLAELLGAADPTGVALSAVPPQPGPRTRTGARAAAVRRAVTHSRSRTQKDM